A single genomic interval of Stieleria maiorica harbors:
- the malQ gene encoding 4-alpha-glucanotransferase — MTAPPQPSSLPKSLFPADYRAAGVLLHVTSLPSRFGIGDFGPQARTWIDWLHDAGQSWWQVLPLGPIGRGHSPYSSLSSFAGNWLLISPDDLVHDGLLQAGEVTPRSFPEHAVDFEAVIAYKNELLAKVWANVQSGAGGGELTSAYEQFCHDSSHWLDDFAMFSVLRDRHGEHYLKWPSELVHRDRHALAQVAQELAKEIDQVRLAQFLVFRQTDRLKAYAHGKGVRLIGDLPYFVCADSSDVWANPELFLLDQQRRPSFVAGVPPDYFSADGQLWGNPVYDWSALRGTGYRWYIDRLRALLDQADLIRLDHFRGFAAAWHVPAGAPTALNGQWVTGPGAEFFHALQSDLGSLPVIAEDLGLITPDVIELRDAFDIPGTRVLQFAFDGMEDNPYLPENYVHNTVAFTGTHDNNTTRGWFDSLGEAEQESVRVALSIPEGDGVSVAGEMLRQVWSSSAALAMAPLQDLLGLGEDARMNVPGTPEGNWCWRTTSEMLSASAAQRLRELTEESGRLISA, encoded by the coding sequence ATGACCGCCCCGCCCCAGCCAAGCAGCCTGCCCAAGAGTCTGTTTCCAGCCGACTACCGCGCCGCCGGCGTGTTGTTGCACGTCACGTCACTGCCGTCACGCTTCGGCATCGGTGACTTCGGTCCCCAGGCGCGGACCTGGATCGACTGGCTGCACGACGCCGGCCAGTCTTGGTGGCAGGTCCTGCCGCTGGGGCCGATCGGACGCGGCCACTCGCCGTATTCTTCGCTCTCCTCGTTCGCCGGCAACTGGCTGTTGATCAGCCCGGATGATCTGGTTCACGACGGTTTGCTGCAGGCCGGTGAGGTGACGCCGCGATCGTTCCCGGAGCACGCCGTCGATTTCGAAGCCGTGATCGCCTACAAAAATGAACTGCTGGCGAAGGTCTGGGCGAACGTGCAATCCGGGGCCGGCGGTGGAGAACTGACTTCGGCGTACGAACAGTTCTGTCACGATTCGTCGCACTGGTTGGACGACTTTGCGATGTTCAGCGTGTTGCGTGACCGGCACGGTGAACATTACCTGAAGTGGCCCAGTGAGCTGGTCCATCGCGACCGTCATGCGTTGGCACAGGTCGCACAGGAGCTGGCAAAGGAGATTGATCAGGTTCGTTTGGCGCAGTTTCTGGTGTTCCGCCAGACAGACCGGTTGAAGGCCTATGCCCATGGCAAGGGCGTGCGGCTGATCGGGGATTTGCCCTATTTCGTTTGTGCCGATTCGAGTGACGTGTGGGCCAATCCGGAATTGTTCTTGTTGGACCAACAGCGTCGACCGAGTTTTGTTGCGGGGGTTCCGCCGGATTATTTCAGTGCCGACGGGCAACTGTGGGGCAACCCGGTTTATGACTGGTCGGCGCTACGGGGGACCGGGTACCGATGGTACATCGATCGCCTCCGTGCCCTGCTGGACCAAGCCGACTTGATCCGCTTGGATCATTTCCGTGGATTCGCGGCCGCTTGGCATGTCCCGGCGGGAGCGCCGACGGCACTCAACGGCCAATGGGTGACCGGCCCGGGAGCCGAATTCTTTCACGCCCTGCAATCCGATTTGGGGTCGCTGCCGGTGATCGCCGAAGACTTGGGATTGATCACACCGGACGTGATCGAGTTGCGCGACGCGTTTGACATCCCCGGCACACGTGTGTTGCAGTTTGCGTTTGACGGCATGGAAGACAATCCCTACCTGCCGGAAAACTACGTGCACAACACGGTCGCTTTCACCGGGACGCATGACAACAACACGACGCGGGGTTGGTTCGACTCGCTGGGCGAAGCGGAACAAGAAAGCGTCCGTGTTGCTTTGTCGATTCCTGAGGGCGATGGCGTTTCGGTCGCCGGGGAGATGCTGCGACAGGTCTGGTCGTCTTCGGCTGCGCTGGCGATGGCGCCGCTGCAGGACCTGCTGGGCTTGGGGGAAGACGCCCGCATGAACGTGCCGGGGACGCCCGAGGGCAATTGGTGTTGGAGGACGACGTCGGAGATGCTGTCCGCTTCTGCCGCGCAACGGTTGAGAGAATTGACGGAGGAGTCGGGGCGGTTGATTTCCGCGTGA
- a CDS encoding mercuric reductase: MKALQPRDEHNQQLEANVHPPTWDNPTPGSPYHLVVIGAGTAGLVTAAGAAGLGARVALIERELMGGDCLNVGCVPSKGVISSARIAATVKQAAEHCVNVPEGVEVDFAGVMRRMRFLRAGISHNDSADRFRELGVDVYFGQASFVDSETIDVAGTKLKYKRAVIATGARAAAPPISGLDGVDYLTNETVFSLTELPRRLGIIGAGPIGCELAQSFAQLGSEVLLVESEHGILTKEDRDAADVVQRAILRDGVRLLCCGRDLQVRRDDPIRLTVQSHDNHYDEPIDQLLVAVGRAPNVEDLNLEAVGVDFDNKGVRVNDYLQTTNSRVFAAGDVCSKYQFTHAADFMARIVIQNALFAIGPLGRKKVSDLIIPWATYTTPEVAHVGVHEHAAAQAGIEIDTYVQPFREVDRAILEGDQEGFVKVHTKKGTDRIVGATIVAGNAGDMISEITLAMVHGVGLGKIASTIHPYPTQAEAIRKLGDQYNRTRLTSTSKMVLGWLRRLNVGR; the protein is encoded by the coding sequence ATGAAAGCACTTCAGCCGCGCGACGAGCACAACCAGCAGCTCGAAGCGAACGTTCATCCGCCGACGTGGGACAATCCGACGCCCGGGTCGCCATACCATTTGGTCGTGATCGGCGCGGGAACGGCCGGTCTGGTCACGGCCGCCGGCGCGGCCGGGCTGGGCGCTCGCGTGGCGTTGATCGAGCGAGAATTGATGGGCGGCGACTGCTTGAACGTCGGCTGTGTGCCTTCCAAAGGCGTGATCAGTTCGGCGCGGATCGCAGCAACTGTCAAGCAGGCGGCAGAGCACTGCGTCAACGTTCCCGAGGGTGTCGAGGTTGATTTTGCGGGCGTGATGCGGCGGATGCGCTTTTTGCGGGCCGGGATCAGCCACAATGATTCGGCAGACCGCTTTCGTGAGCTTGGCGTCGACGTGTATTTCGGCCAGGCCAGCTTCGTCGACTCAGAAACCATCGACGTTGCCGGGACGAAACTGAAGTACAAACGGGCGGTGATCGCGACCGGGGCACGAGCCGCGGCGCCGCCGATCAGCGGGCTGGACGGAGTCGACTATCTGACCAACGAGACGGTTTTTTCGTTAACGGAGCTTCCACGGCGGTTGGGAATCATCGGCGCCGGGCCGATCGGATGCGAGCTGGCGCAGTCGTTCGCCCAGTTAGGTTCGGAGGTGTTGCTGGTCGAATCGGAACACGGAATCCTGACCAAAGAGGATCGTGACGCCGCGGACGTCGTACAACGGGCGATTCTTCGTGACGGCGTTCGGCTGTTGTGCTGTGGTCGAGATCTCCAAGTTCGACGGGATGATCCGATCCGGCTGACGGTCCAGTCGCACGACAATCACTACGACGAGCCGATCGATCAATTGTTGGTCGCGGTCGGCCGTGCGCCGAACGTCGAAGATTTGAATCTGGAAGCGGTCGGCGTCGATTTCGACAACAAGGGCGTTCGTGTGAACGACTACTTGCAAACCACCAACTCGCGGGTCTTTGCCGCAGGGGACGTTTGTTCGAAGTACCAATTCACGCACGCGGCCGACTTCATGGCTCGGATCGTGATCCAAAACGCACTGTTCGCCATCGGCCCGTTGGGCAGAAAGAAGGTCAGCGACCTGATAATCCCCTGGGCGACCTACACCACGCCCGAAGTCGCCCACGTCGGGGTGCACGAGCACGCCGCCGCACAAGCGGGGATAGAGATCGATACCTACGTTCAACCCTTCCGCGAAGTTGATCGCGCGATTTTGGAAGGTGACCAAGAGGGGTTTGTGAAGGTCCACACCAAGAAAGGGACCGACCGAATCGTCGGAGCAACGATTGTGGCCGGGAACGCCGGCGACATGATTTCGGAAATCACCCTGGCGATGGTCCACGGTGTGGGGCTGGGCAAGATCGCCAGCACGATTCATCCCTACCCGACCCAAGCCGAAGCGATCCGCAAGCTGGGGGATCAATACAACCGAACGCGGTTGACGTCGACCAGCAAGATGGTGTTGGGTTGGTTGCGTCGATTGAACGTGGGACGGTAG
- a CDS encoding formyltetrahydrofolate deformylase: protein MEVVITALGPDNVGLADPIIHYVTGQGARITEIQMYDHDEEQLFAMLCRISIDQDHFQTLQSAMVQIGDHTGLAIRVWSPDRRKTPRLAICCTYVDHTPRAILDSIRDGRIAAEASVILSNRKKLASLAEEFDVPYHRIGDDSGKADDAEMVRLLDRYDVDYVILARYMRVLPPSTCWQFAGGRIINLHHGLLPGFPGFRPYHDAFGARMLTYGATCHFIIPELDAGNQTINQRTFSVDPGTDLETIIARGERENEPACLAEGVRRVVDREVELHFHRVIARKRA, encoded by the coding sequence ATGGAAGTCGTCATCACTGCACTCGGGCCTGACAATGTCGGTCTGGCCGATCCGATCATTCACTACGTCACCGGTCAGGGGGCACGGATCACCGAAATCCAAATGTATGACCACGACGAAGAACAGTTGTTCGCGATGTTGTGCCGGATTTCGATCGATCAGGACCATTTCCAGACGCTCCAGTCGGCCATGGTGCAAATCGGCGACCACACCGGATTGGCCATCCGGGTTTGGAGCCCCGACCGCCGGAAAACACCACGGTTGGCGATCTGCTGCACCTACGTCGACCACACTCCACGGGCCATTTTAGATTCGATCCGTGACGGGCGGATCGCCGCCGAAGCCTCCGTCATCTTGTCCAACCGCAAGAAACTGGCCTCGCTGGCCGAGGAATTCGATGTCCCCTACCACCGCATCGGTGACGATTCGGGCAAGGCCGATGACGCCGAGATGGTTCGCCTGTTGGACCGATACGACGTCGACTATGTGATCCTGGCCCGCTACATGCGCGTGCTGCCCCCGAGCACCTGCTGGCAATTCGCCGGCGGTCGGATCATCAACCTGCATCACGGATTGCTGCCGGGCTTTCCCGGGTTTCGCCCATACCACGATGCCTTTGGCGCCCGCATGTTGACCTACGGCGCGACCTGCCACTTCATCATTCCCGAACTCGATGCGGGAAACCAGACGATCAACCAACGCACCTTCAGCGTCGATCCCGGCACCGATCTGGAAACGATCATCGCCCGCGGCGAAAGGGAAAACGAACCGGCGTGCCTGGCCGAAGGGGTCCGACGGGTCGTCGATCGCGAAGTCGAATTGCATTTCCATCGGGTCATCGCCCGAAAGCGGGCGTAG
- a CDS encoding YkgJ family cysteine cluster protein, with protein sequence MDAAANPIRLKRDQVPQGDNLCDHCTAKCCHYFALPIDEPANRKDFDYIRWYLLHERATVFVEDHSWYLLVHTTCKHLRDDHRCGIYETRPQICRDYTTDDCEFDDDWCYEQYFETPEQIDEYADALYGPQFPTPDLDPKDSLRSRRPSGLPVVN encoded by the coding sequence ATTGATGCCGCTGCCAATCCGATTCGCCTGAAACGCGATCAGGTGCCCCAAGGCGACAATTTGTGCGACCATTGCACCGCCAAGTGCTGTCACTACTTTGCCTTGCCGATCGATGAACCGGCGAATCGCAAGGATTTTGACTATATCCGCTGGTATTTGCTGCATGAGCGGGCGACCGTCTTCGTGGAAGACCACAGCTGGTATCTGTTGGTGCACACCACTTGCAAGCATCTCCGCGATGATCACCGCTGTGGCATTTACGAAACCCGGCCCCAGATTTGTCGCGACTACACGACCGACGATTGCGAGTTCGACGACGACTGGTGCTACGAACAGTACTTTGAAACCCCCGAGCAGATCGACGAATATGCCGACGCGCTGTACGGGCCTCAATTCCCAACACCCGACCTGGACCCGAAAGATTCTCTGCGCAGCCGGCGGCCGAGCGGTTTGCCGGTGGTGAACTAG
- the hisS gene encoding histidine--tRNA ligase: MIKPRTLNGFRDYLPAVMIPRERLMETARGVFRSYGFAPIDTPTLEYLEILTGKGSDETDRQIYRFEDNGGRAVGMRFDLTVPLARFAAQHISQLGTPFKRYHIAPVWRGERPQAGRYREFVQCDFDTIGTKNVMADIETVAVINRLLSSIGFDAFTISVNNRAVLTELLRHLDLAAQSVAVLRCLDKLGKIGREKVAQEMCEVADVSAAQADKVLQLAELDGEPESIFDALPAITGGSEQALAAIERLKDVFTGALAAGVPRRRIKIDVSIARGLDYYTGVIFETTLDDLPSIGSVCSGGRYDNLAGLYTKQELPGIGASLGLDRLLAAMESLGLLSDSATTAPVLITYFDADHRDDYLKLSARLRDAGIANELYPDAKKLGVQLKYADSHGFRVALIAGGSEWGAGTVQVKTLATKESAEITYSHDAPGELTDSLNRILAGELQ, translated from the coding sequence TTGATTAAGCCACGAACGCTGAACGGATTTCGCGATTACCTGCCTGCGGTGATGATCCCGCGAGAACGATTGATGGAGACCGCCCGGGGCGTCTTTCGCTCCTACGGTTTCGCACCGATCGACACACCGACGCTGGAGTACTTGGAGATTCTGACCGGCAAGGGCAGCGACGAAACCGACCGCCAGATCTATCGCTTTGAAGACAACGGCGGCCGCGCCGTCGGCATGCGTTTCGACCTGACCGTTCCCTTGGCTCGATTTGCGGCACAGCACATCAGCCAGCTCGGTACACCGTTCAAGCGTTATCACATCGCTCCGGTGTGGCGCGGCGAGCGACCCCAGGCCGGACGTTACCGCGAATTCGTGCAATGCGACTTCGATACGATCGGGACGAAAAACGTGATGGCCGATATCGAGACCGTCGCGGTGATCAACCGCCTGCTCAGCTCGATCGGCTTCGACGCCTTTACGATCAGCGTCAACAACCGCGCCGTTTTGACAGAGTTGTTGCGTCATTTGGATCTGGCCGCTCAGTCCGTCGCCGTGCTTCGTTGCCTGGACAAGCTGGGGAAGATCGGACGCGAAAAAGTGGCCCAGGAGATGTGTGAGGTCGCAGACGTCTCGGCCGCACAAGCCGACAAGGTGTTGCAACTGGCCGAACTGGACGGCGAACCCGAATCGATCTTCGACGCACTGCCCGCGATCACCGGCGGCAGCGAACAAGCGTTGGCGGCGATCGAACGTTTGAAAGACGTGTTCACCGGGGCGCTCGCCGCCGGCGTGCCTCGCCGACGGATCAAGATCGACGTCTCGATCGCCCGCGGCTTGGATTACTACACCGGCGTGATCTTCGAAACCACGCTCGACGATCTGCCCTCGATCGGCAGCGTGTGCAGCGGCGGTCGCTACGACAACCTGGCCGGGCTGTACACCAAACAGGAACTGCCCGGGATCGGCGCCTCGTTGGGGCTGGATCGGCTCCTTGCGGCGATGGAATCGCTCGGGTTGCTATCCGACTCCGCAACGACGGCCCCCGTTTTGATCACGTACTTCGACGCCGATCACCGAGATGATTACTTGAAACTGTCGGCGCGATTGCGTGATGCCGGGATCGCCAACGAGTTGTACCCCGACGCCAAAAAACTGGGTGTCCAACTGAAATACGCCGATTCCCATGGTTTCCGGGTCGCTCTGATCGCCGGGGGCAGCGAATGGGGGGCGGGGACCGTGCAAGTCAAAACGCTGGCAACGAAGGAATCGGCCGAGATCACCTATTCTCACGACGCGCCCGGTGAACTGACGGACTCTCTGAATCGAATCCTTGCGGGCGAGTTACAATAA
- a CDS encoding exonuclease/endonuclease/phosphatase family protein, with protein MEEQRRKGPFFLLVVTLILLGIGFYVAQHFEIAGLDQVTITPKSERPADEVDPIDDLMFVSANQAGGRSAGGYAAPAAYAARPSDPEQKVRNLRIGSWALSGFGPSKLASEECRLNLTRVIRKFDVIALQQITAVERDLVPRLVDQINEGGRNFDFVLGQPSGPSDRPEQLAILFNVNRVQIDRSQTYTVADPQDQMTYAPMVAWFRAAEPSVQSAWTFSVVNVRVNLARAPVEVALLPGIFASVRSDGRGEDDVVMAGLFQADDSYLIPRVMGTDVVAAVDSTTTDIFSRHQTCNILVDRNRTNEFVGRGGPVDFLRLFNLNLSQAEAVSSHLPVFGEFTATEGGGG; from the coding sequence ATGGAAGAACAACGACGAAAGGGCCCGTTCTTTTTACTGGTCGTGACGCTGATCTTGTTGGGGATCGGGTTCTACGTCGCCCAGCATTTTGAGATCGCGGGGCTGGACCAGGTGACGATCACGCCAAAGTCAGAGCGCCCGGCCGACGAGGTGGATCCGATCGATGACCTGATGTTTGTCTCGGCCAACCAAGCCGGCGGACGTTCTGCCGGCGGCTACGCGGCGCCGGCGGCCTACGCCGCACGGCCGAGCGATCCGGAGCAAAAGGTTCGCAACCTGCGGATCGGGTCGTGGGCGCTCAGCGGATTCGGACCGAGCAAATTGGCCAGCGAAGAATGTCGGCTGAACTTGACTCGGGTGATTCGCAAGTTCGACGTCATCGCACTTCAACAAATCACCGCGGTCGAACGTGACTTGGTGCCGCGATTGGTCGACCAAATCAACGAGGGCGGACGAAACTTTGATTTCGTGCTCGGACAACCCTCCGGACCGAGCGATCGGCCGGAACAGTTGGCAATCCTGTTCAATGTCAATCGCGTCCAGATCGATCGCTCGCAAACCTACACCGTCGCCGATCCACAAGACCAAATGACCTATGCCCCGATGGTGGCCTGGTTTCGCGCGGCCGAGCCGTCGGTCCAGTCCGCCTGGACGTTTTCGGTCGTCAACGTGCGTGTTAATCTGGCGCGAGCGCCGGTCGAGGTCGCCTTGCTGCCGGGGATCTTTGCATCGGTGCGATCGGACGGGCGAGGCGAAGACGATGTGGTGATGGCGGGGCTGTTTCAAGCCGACGATTCCTATCTGATTCCTCGAGTGATGGGCACCGACGTCGTCGCAGCGGTCGACAGCACCACGACCGATATCTTTAGCCGACACCAAACCTGCAACATCCTGGTCGATCGCAACCGCACCAACGAATTCGTCGGCCGCGGTGGCCCCGTCGACTTCCTGCGCTTGTTCAACCTGAACCTCAGCCAGGCCGAAGCGGTCAGCAGCCACTTGCCGGTTTTCGGCGAGTTCACTGCAACCGAAGGCGGCGGAGGGTGA
- a CDS encoding sulfatase family protein, producing the protein MNAVRLTILVIAASFATIAVAKDRPNILWLFAEDTSPWMGCYGDPVNQGRTPNIDSLAERGVRFSRAYVPAPVCSACRSAIMGGMNQIRFGAHEHRSSRGPAKIHLPENMKLLPQLVKESGYFTFNLGKDDYNFVWDQAATYSLQKKRRDAIDWQELKDNQPFFGQIQTAGGKNNTTKFPADRKTDPQSVTVPPDYPQNQLYRETVAQHYDAIRKDDDFIGTVLEGLEAAGLADKTIVVYFGDHGANNLVRHKQMPTEGGLHVPFIIAGPSPYVPSPSVRDDLVDLLDLSATTLAWAGVDKPDWYEGQDLFAEVVVPRSYVAAAKDRLDHTIDRVRTIRTDRFRYTRNFKTDRIFLQPQYRDKRPFLQNLHQLYQSGELSPKLTEIYFGERPAEEFYDVQADPSQVNNLIGDPRYRDEIQRHRKLLDEWIAAGDEGIGEESLEELAYQANGHKWGEGVNPEYEVVRSDGDGDGLSDDWERINGRDPADGRLRFTFDCGGWQTEGWTADDSAVGNIAGRLGFLDFLLPDGTASIGRTGLKLDPEKNQGDLAIELRCSPGTKVMFTAGDDASTAVTRDATETIRFPLDWKDTVDRIGLRFDGPPGSVVEIDSISVVPAK; encoded by the coding sequence ATGAATGCAGTCCGATTAACGATCCTGGTCATCGCGGCATCTTTCGCAACGATTGCCGTCGCGAAAGACCGTCCCAATATCTTGTGGCTATTTGCCGAAGACACGTCGCCGTGGATGGGGTGCTACGGCGATCCGGTCAACCAGGGCCGGACGCCGAACATCGATTCGCTGGCCGAGCGTGGTGTGCGGTTTTCCCGAGCCTACGTCCCGGCGCCCGTTTGTTCGGCGTGTCGATCGGCCATCATGGGTGGGATGAATCAAATCCGATTCGGCGCCCATGAACATCGCTCCAGCCGCGGTCCGGCCAAAATCCATCTTCCCGAGAACATGAAGCTGTTGCCCCAACTGGTCAAAGAGAGCGGCTACTTCACGTTCAACCTTGGCAAAGACGACTACAACTTTGTTTGGGATCAAGCGGCGACTTATTCGTTGCAAAAGAAGCGTCGCGATGCAATTGATTGGCAGGAATTGAAGGACAACCAGCCGTTCTTTGGCCAGATTCAAACGGCCGGGGGAAAGAACAACACGACGAAGTTTCCAGCCGATCGCAAGACAGATCCGCAATCGGTGACTGTTCCGCCGGACTATCCACAAAACCAACTTTACCGCGAAACCGTCGCACAGCATTACGATGCGATCCGAAAAGACGACGACTTCATCGGCACCGTGTTGGAGGGACTGGAAGCAGCGGGGTTGGCCGACAAGACCATCGTGGTTTACTTCGGCGATCATGGCGCCAACAACTTGGTGCGACACAAACAGATGCCGACCGAGGGCGGGTTGCACGTTCCGTTTATCATCGCCGGGCCTTCGCCTTATGTTCCCTCGCCCTCGGTTCGCGATGATCTGGTGGATCTGCTGGACCTCTCGGCAACCACGCTCGCCTGGGCCGGAGTCGACAAACCGGATTGGTATGAAGGTCAGGATCTGTTTGCCGAAGTCGTCGTGCCGCGCAGCTATGTCGCCGCGGCCAAAGACCGGCTGGATCACACGATCGACCGAGTTCGCACGATTCGCACCGATCGGTTTCGTTACACGCGGAACTTCAAAACTGACCGCATTTTTTTACAGCCCCAGTACCGCGACAAACGACCGTTTCTGCAAAACCTGCACCAGCTTTATCAGTCCGGGGAACTGTCGCCGAAGTTGACGGAAATCTATTTCGGCGAGCGGCCGGCTGAAGAGTTTTACGATGTCCAAGCCGATCCCAGCCAAGTCAACAACTTGATCGGTGATCCCCGTTATCGTGACGAGATCCAACGCCACCGCAAATTGCTTGACGAGTGGATCGCGGCCGGTGACGAAGGCATCGGCGAAGAGTCGCTGGAGGAACTGGCGTACCAAGCCAATGGGCACAAGTGGGGCGAGGGGGTGAACCCGGAATACGAGGTCGTCCGCTCGGACGGCGATGGTGACGGACTGTCCGACGACTGGGAACGCATCAACGGGCGTGATCCCGCCGACGGTCGGTTGCGGTTCACGTTTGATTGTGGCGGATGGCAAACCGAAGGCTGGACCGCCGACGACAGTGCCGTGGGCAATATCGCGGGTCGCTTAGGGTTTCTGGACTTTCTGCTCCCAGATGGAACGGCGTCGATCGGCCGGACGGGGCTGAAGCTGGATCCGGAAAAGAATCAAGGAGATCTGGCCATCGAGCTTCGCTGCTCACCGGGCACCAAGGTTATGTTCACGGCCGGGGATGACGCGTCAACGGCCGTGACCCGAGATGCAACCGAAACGATTCGCTTTCCGCTCGATTGGAAAGACACCGTCGACCGAATCGGATTGCGATTCGACGGTCCGCCCGGATCGGTCGTGGAAATCGATTCGATCTCCGTGGTTCCGGCGAAGTAA
- a CDS encoding sulfatase family protein, with protein sequence MAAALIALSLCAPSLQAESSTSPNVIIIYTDDQGFGDASCLNPDAKFKTPNLDRIAAEGITFTNGHSSDSVCTPSRYGLLTGRYCWRTTLKTGVMGAEGKCLIKDNRTTIASLLRDNGYATAMVGKWHLGMDFPGKDHQTRDWSQPVQDMPLDKGFDYFFGVPASLNYGVLAWFEGRYAKVPPTVFTAKKPNKRHVDYRIKPPYQPTPQATQQALGKRGMEVAPDFIDNQCLTRFTDMAIEWMKGHTGGANSEKPFFLYLPLTSPHYPVCPLPEFHGQGDCGGYGEFMIETDHHVGRILKYLDDADLAENTMIVFTSDNGPEKSWKERVGEFGHRSNLHYREGKRSIYEGGHRVPFFVRWPAGILSPGRSWDRPVGQIDLLATIADLLDIDLQADEGVDSHSFASVLVNPVSNRQRLPLINHSINGRFAITEGNWKLVLPHGQLGAELYNLDDNPGETTDVIAENKPIAWDLQAKATQIILRGRTTDGPVQPNDTGYWDDLKWIPAEQYEQAAAKSGQSR encoded by the coding sequence GTGGCAGCAGCCCTGATTGCACTATCACTTTGCGCCCCGTCGCTTCAAGCCGAGTCATCAACAAGCCCGAACGTCATCATCATCTACACCGATGACCAAGGGTTTGGTGACGCCAGTTGCTTGAACCCGGATGCCAAGTTCAAAACGCCGAACCTGGATCGAATCGCCGCCGAAGGCATCACGTTTACCAACGGACACTCCTCCGATTCGGTCTGCACCCCGTCACGCTATGGATTGCTGACCGGTCGTTATTGCTGGCGGACGACGTTGAAAACCGGCGTGATGGGGGCCGAGGGGAAATGTCTGATCAAGGACAACCGAACCACGATCGCGTCGCTGCTGCGAGACAACGGGTACGCGACGGCGATGGTCGGCAAATGGCATTTGGGGATGGATTTCCCGGGAAAGGATCATCAAACTCGGGATTGGTCTCAGCCGGTCCAAGACATGCCGTTGGACAAGGGCTTTGACTACTTCTTCGGCGTCCCCGCGTCGCTCAACTACGGCGTGCTGGCCTGGTTCGAAGGCCGCTATGCCAAAGTTCCGCCAACGGTCTTCACCGCCAAGAAACCGAACAAGCGGCACGTGGACTATCGGATCAAGCCGCCGTATCAGCCGACTCCCCAAGCTACGCAACAAGCACTCGGCAAACGGGGCATGGAGGTCGCACCGGATTTCATCGACAACCAATGTCTGACCCGTTTCACTGACATGGCGATCGAGTGGATGAAGGGTCACACCGGGGGAGCGAATTCTGAAAAGCCGTTCTTTCTGTATCTGCCGCTGACATCACCACACTATCCCGTATGCCCGTTGCCCGAGTTCCACGGCCAGGGCGATTGTGGCGGCTACGGCGAATTCATGATCGAAACCGATCACCACGTCGGCCGCATCTTGAAGTACTTGGACGATGCCGACTTGGCCGAAAACACCATGATCGTATTTACCAGTGATAACGGTCCGGAGAAATCCTGGAAGGAACGCGTCGGCGAATTCGGCCACCGCAGTAATCTGCACTATCGCGAAGGCAAACGATCGATCTACGAAGGCGGTCATCGCGTTCCGTTCTTTGTCCGCTGGCCGGCGGGGATCTTGTCACCGGGACGCAGCTGGGATCGGCCGGTCGGACAGATCGACCTGTTGGCAACGATCGCCGACCTGCTGGACATTGACCTCCAAGCAGACGAAGGCGTCGACAGTCACAGCTTTGCATCGGTGCTGGTTAATCCCGTCAGCAACCGCCAGCGGTTGCCGTTGATCAATCACTCGATCAACGGACGCTTTGCGATCACCGAAGGCAACTGGAAATTGGTCCTGCCCCACGGTCAACTCGGCGCCGAACTCTACAATCTGGACGATAACCCGGGTGAAACGACCGACGTCATCGCAGAAAACAAGCCCATCGCCTGGGACCTGCAAGCCAAAGCCACCCAGATCATCCTCCGCGGCCGAACGACCGACGGCCCCGTCCAACCCAACGACACTGGGTACTGGGACGATCTGAAATGGATCCCGGCCGAACAATACGAACAGGCCGCTGCCAAGAGCGGTCAGTCCCGATGA